Within the Rhodothermales bacterium genome, the region CGAAGTCATACTAGTAGATGCGGACGACCGCGTGCTCGGCTCGGCCGAGAAGCTGTCTGTCCACCGCGACGGCCAGCTGCATCGCGCGATCTCCGTCTTTGTGCTGAATACGCGTGGGGAAATGTTGCTGCAGCAGCGCGCCAGCGACAAGTACCATTCCGGAGGGCTGCTCTCGAACACGTGTTGCAGCCATCCGCGGCCCGGCGAGGCCACGGAGGCCGCCGCGCATCGCCGGCTTCAGGAAGAGATGGGATTTGACTGTCCGCTCAAGCCGATTTTCTCGTTCACCTACCGCACCGATTTTGGAAACGGGTTGATTGAACACGAGCTGGACCACGTCTTT harbors:
- the idi gene encoding isopentenyl-diphosphate Delta-isomerase — protein: MIDEVILVDADDRVLGSAEKLSVHRDGQLHRAISVFVLNTRGEMLLQQRASDKYHSGGLLSNTCCSHPRPGEATEAAAHRRLQEEMGFDCPLKPIFSFTYRTDFGNGLIEHELDHVFLGYFAGTPSPDPAEVEAWRWMRVDAIADDMARRPEAYTYWFRHIFQRVVDVLD